The DNA segment TGATGAGCATGAGGAATATTGTATTCACTGGATCGTGCCCAACGCACAAAAAAATGAAATGGAGCCGATCCTGCTGGAAATTTCCCCGCAGGGAAGCAGTAAGGAATTTGATCCGCATGACGGTGAGGAATTCGGCTATGTGCTGGAAGGCAGAATCACGCTGGTGAACGGAGATAAGGAATATCCGGTCAAAAAAGGGGAAACCTTTTATATCAACGGAAAATACCGGCATTATTTGAAAAACAACGGGAAAAATGAAGCGCGGGTATTGTGGATCACCACTCCGCCGCTGTTTTAAGGAGGCGTAAGCTATGGAAGAGAAAAAGCTGATTCAGTTTCAGAACATTGTGAAGGATTTTGACGGAACACTGGTACTGAAGGGAATCAATCTCGATATTTACGAGAATGAATTTGTGACGCTGCTTGGCCCAAGCGGCTGTGGAAAAACAACACTTCTGCGTATTCTGGGAGGTTTTTTAAGCCAGAGCGAGGGGAATGTGATCTTTGATGGGGAGGATATCACCAATGTACCGCCATATAAAAGAGAGCTGAATACCGTCTTTCAGAAATATGCATTGTTTCCGCATATGAATGTATATGACAATATCGCCTTCGGATTGAAAATCAAGAAGATGAGTAAGGATGTTATTGAGCAGAAGGTATTGAAGATGCTGAAGCTGATCGGTCTGGAGGGCTATGAGAAAAAGGATGTTACGCTGTTATCCGGTGGTCAGCAGCAGCGTATTGCGATTGCCCGTGCGCTTGTCAACGAACCAAAGGTGCTGCTTCTGGATGAACCTTTGGGGGCATTGGATCTGAAGCTGCGCAAGGAGATGCAGTATGAGCTGAAGAAGATTCAGCAGGAGGTAGGCATCACCTTTATCTATGTTACTCACGATCAGGAGGAAGCCCTGACGATGTCGGATAAAATCGTCGTCATGAAGGATGGAGAAATCCAGCAGGTGGGAACACCGACGGATATTTACAATGAGCCGGAGAACCGCTATGTTGCAAATTTCATCGGAGAAAGCAATATTATACCGGGTGTCATGCTGGATGATTATCAGGTGATGTTTGACGATATCAGCTTTGACTGTGTGGATTTCGGCTTCAAGAAAAATGAAAAGGTGGATGTTGTCATTCGTCCGGAGGATCTGGATATTGTGAAGGAAGAGGACGGAAAAATGACAGGCATCGTGAAAAGCGTGCTGTTTAAGGGCGTGCATTATGAGATCATGGTAGAAACGGTTCCCGGAACGACGGTAACTGTCAGGATGAATGTCACAGAGGAGCATGATGTTGCCAGCAGTGATGCGAAGGAGCGTATTTCCGCTAATGACTTCTATGTGGATATCGAGGATGTAAAGGAGCTAAACGATGCGGAAATCATCGCCCGTGCCGATGCGCAGGCCTGGAGTCCGCAGGATGATGAATATATTTCCATTAACAAGATTGAATACGATATACCAGAGGAAATCGGTACGTATCCGGTAACCTTCTCCACCAGCTCTGGAACGAGTGTTTCCATTAAGGTGTTTGTCGTGCAGCAGAAATATGTGGAGAATCCTAAGGCGAACGAAGCAATTTCCGCGTTTAATTTCTTTAAAACGGTGGATGAATTAAAGGAAAGTGCTGCTATTGATACCGATTTGAAAACCTGGGCAAATGCGCAGAGCTGGAAGCTGAGCGATGAAAGTGATGTGGAAATTTCCAGTGTGGATTATGATTTCGATCCGGATAACATTACTGCGGGTACCTATCAGGTAACCTTCTCTACCCAGGGTAGGGAATTCAAGGTTCATACAACGGATATTGCTGAGGAAGGAGCCGAAGTGGGTCTGAGCTTCTATCCGGAGGATATCCATGTCATGAGCAAGATGGGCTACTGAAATGAAGACCTTTAAGCGGTTAACGTATCCATATATTATATGGATCATAGCTATGATTGTCATTCCGATGCTTCTGATTATCGTGTATGCCTTCACGAAGCAGGGAAACGATGTAGCTACGCTGCAGTTTACGCTGGAGCATTTTAAAAAATTTTTTACAGACCCTGATTTCTTAAAAACATTGTGGCTGTCCCTGCGGATTGCCCTTATGACGACGATTCTGTGTGTGCTGATTGGCTACCCGGTAGCCTATGCGATCTCCCAGTCCAGCAAGCGCAATTTATTGATTCTGCTTGTAACGCTGCCGATGTGGATCAATATGCTGGTACGTACGTATGCATGGATCGGTATTCTTGCGGATAACGGATTGATCAATCACATCCTGACCTATTTCGGTATGGAGCCTGCAAAGCTGCTGTATACGGATGGTGCGGTGGTGCTTGGAATGGTGTACAATTTCATCCCGTTCATGATTTTGCAAATTGAATCCTCACTTGCTAAGATGGATCGCTCACTGCTGGATGCGGCAAACGATCTTGGCGCAAACCGATTCGAGCGTTTCCGTAAAATCACCTTTCCGTTATCTCTGCCGGGTGTCATATCCGGTATCACCCTGGTGTTTCTGCCCTCTGTTTCCAGCTTCGTCATTCCCAAGCTGATGGGCGGCGGTGGTTACATGATGATCGGAAATGTCATTGAAAACCAGTTTATCACCGTTGGTGAGTGGAATTTCGGAAGTGCGATTTCCATGATTATGGCAGTGATCATCATGATCAGTATGTATGTGACGCGGCGTCTGGATAAGGGAGATGACAGCGTACGTGCAAAACGGGGAGGGAATGTGCAATGAAAAACAGCAAGCTCTCCAGAAGAGTCATCCTCGCTTTGGTGATGGTGTTCTTCTATTTCCCAATTTTATATATGTTGATTTTCTCTTTTAATGGCAGTCGTTCCCTGACCAGCTTTGACGGCTTCTCCCTGCAGTGGTATCACAAGATGTTTAATGACCGCAATATGATGGAGGCCATTTATTACACACTCGTTACCGCAGTGGTGGCGACCTTTGTTTCTACCATTGTGGGAACGATTACTGCCATCGGTTTAAGCAAATCCCGCCGCATTGTGCGGGAGGTTGTCCAACAGATCAATGATCTTCCGATTATGAACCCGGAAATCGTGACGGCTGTGGGACTGATGCTGTTTTATGTGTCTTTGCATATGGAAAAGGGCTTTTTGACGATGCTGCTGGCACATATTGCATTTTGTACGCCGTATGTGATTTTAAGTGTCATGCCGAAGCTGCGGGGATTAGACCCCAATCTGGCAGAGGCGGCGATGGATTTGGGCGCAAGACCGACCCAGGCGATGTGGAAGGTCATCGTACCGCAGATCATGCCGGGCATTGTTTCCGGTGCACTGATTGCCTTTACCATGTCCTTTGATGATTTCATCATTTCCTATTTTGTGACCGGTAACGGTGTAAAAAATATTTCCACACTGGTATGGACGATGAGCAAGCGGATCAATCCTAGTATCAATTCTCTGTCCACGCTGATTGTTATCATGATCACGGTCACCCTGCTGATTGTGAACATTGTACCGATGGTGCGGGAAAAGGCTGCCCGCAATAACAAGCCAATCTCTTATAAGGTGAGCGGTATTATTGGCATGTGCTTTGTTCTGGTAATCGGCGGTCTGCTGTTTGCGTTAAAGGGCGGTGTCGGCAATACCTCTACAGAGGATGCGATTGCGAAGTATGGCAGTGATACCCTGAAGGTGTATAACTGGGGCGAATATATGGATCCGGATGTCAATGCAGCCTTTGAAAAGCAGTATGGTGTCAAGGTAATTTATGACACCTTCGATTCCAATGAGTTAATGTATACGAAGCTGCAGGGCGGTGAAAGCTATGATGTCATTGTCCCGAGTGATTATATGATTGAGCGTCTGATGGGCGAAGAAAAGCTGCAGCCGCTGGATAAAAGTGTTGTGACCAACCTAGCAGTTC comes from the Erysipelotrichaceae bacterium 66202529 genome and includes:
- a CDS encoding extracellular solute-binding protein, with product MKNSKLSRRVILALVMVFFYFPILYMLIFSFNGSRSLTSFDGFSLQWYHKMFNDRNMMEAIYYTLVTAVVATFVSTIVGTITAIGLSKSRRIVREVVQQINDLPIMNPEIVTAVGLMLFYVSLHMEKGFLTMLLAHIAFCTPYVILSVMPKLRGLDPNLAEAAMDLGARPTQAMWKVIVPQIMPGIVSGALIAFTMSFDDFIISYFVTGNGVKNISTLVWTMSKRINPSINSLSTLIVIMITVTLLIVNIVPMVREKAARNNKPISYKVSGIIGMCFVLVIGGLLFALKGGVGNTSTEDAIAKYGSDTLKVYNWGEYMDPDVNAAFEKQYGVKVIYDTFDSNELMYTKLQGGESYDVIVPSDYMIERLMGEEKLQPLDKSVVTNLAVLADGVKGLSYDPDNTYSAPYFWGTVGIVYNKKNVDKADLEKEGFNIFQDQKYKGRLYLYDSERDSFMMALKALGYSMNTSSEKELKDAYEWLVKSVSTMDPEIVTDEVIDAMINGNKDLALVYSGDAAFILSENEDMDYFMPKEGTNLWSDAMVIPKDAKNPKLANEYINFVLEYEQSMKNSLFVGYASSNGEVLDELSGKDGEFYGNSAYLPRVGYPKDEIFEYNAKTKKLISDYWTKVKIAK
- the potA gene encoding polyamine ABC transporter ATP-binding protein; the protein is MEEKKLIQFQNIVKDFDGTLVLKGINLDIYENEFVTLLGPSGCGKTTLLRILGGFLSQSEGNVIFDGEDITNVPPYKRELNTVFQKYALFPHMNVYDNIAFGLKIKKMSKDVIEQKVLKMLKLIGLEGYEKKDVTLLSGGQQQRIAIARALVNEPKVLLLDEPLGALDLKLRKEMQYELKKIQQEVGITFIYVTHDQEEALTMSDKIVVMKDGEIQQVGTPTDIYNEPENRYVANFIGESNIIPGVMLDDYQVMFDDISFDCVDFGFKKNEKVDVVIRPEDLDIVKEEDGKMTGIVKSVLFKGVHYEIMVETVPGTTVTVRMNVTEEHDVASSDAKERISANDFYVDIEDVKELNDAEIIARADAQAWSPQDDEYISINKIEYDIPEEIGTYPVTFSTSSGTSVSIKVFVVQQKYVENPKANEAISAFNFFKTVDELKESAAIDTDLKTWANAQSWKLSDESDVEISSVDYDFDPDNITAGTYQVTFSTQGREFKVHTTDIAEEGAEVGLSFYPEDIHVMSKMGY
- a CDS encoding ABC transporter permease subunit encodes the protein MKTFKRLTYPYIIWIIAMIVIPMLLIIVYAFTKQGNDVATLQFTLEHFKKFFTDPDFLKTLWLSLRIALMTTILCVLIGYPVAYAISQSSKRNLLILLVTLPMWINMLVRTYAWIGILADNGLINHILTYFGMEPAKLLYTDGAVVLGMVYNFIPFMILQIESSLAKMDRSLLDAANDLGANRFERFRKITFPLSLPGVISGITLVFLPSVSSFVIPKLMGGGGYMMIGNVIENQFITVGEWNFGSAISMIMAVIIMISMYVTRRLDKGDDSVRAKRGGNVQ
- a CDS encoding cupin domain-containing protein, with the translated sequence MDIGQKIRQLRTQNDLTLEELASRSELTKGFLSQVERNLTSPSVSTLEDILEALGTDLASFFKDSKENKVVFKKEDYFVDEHEEYCIHWIVPNAQKNEMEPILLEISPQGSSKEFDPHDGEEFGYVLEGRITLVNGDKEYPVKKGETFYINGKYRHYLKNNGKNEARVLWITTPPLF